The Lycium barbarum isolate Lr01 chromosome 9, ASM1917538v2, whole genome shotgun sequence genome has a segment encoding these proteins:
- the LOC132610216 gene encoding uncharacterized protein LOC132610216 has product MPQGDYIGLHTKRYGRRHDHFERKRKKEAREVHKRSQIAQQTLGIKGKMLAKKRYAEKAQMKKTLAMHEESSNRRKVDDDVHEGALPAYLMDRETTTRAKILSNTIKQKRKEKAGKWEVPLPKVRPVAEDEMFRVIRSGKRKTKQWKRMVTKATFVGAGFTRKPPKYERFIRPSGLRFTKAHVTHPELKCTFNLEIIGVKKNPNGPMYTSLGVITKGTIIEVNVSELGLVTPAGKVVWGKYAQVTNNPENDGCINGVLLV; this is encoded by the exons ATG CCTCAGGGAGATTATATAGGTTTGCATACGAAGAGATATGGGCGTCGCCATGATCACTTTGAGCGTAAACGTAAGAAGGAAGCTCGTGAAGTTCATAAGCGCTCCCAAATTGCACAACAG ACTTTGGGTATCAAGGGTAAGATGCTTGCTAAGAAGCGGTATGCTGAAAAGGCCCAAATGAAGAAAAC ATTGGCTATGCATGAAGAGTCATCAAACCGACGCAAGGTTGATGATGATGTGCATGAGGGTGCTCTTCCCGCATATCTGATGGATCGTGAGACCACCACAAGAGCAAAG ATTCTTAGCAACACAATAAAGCAAAAGAGGAAAGAGAAAGCTGGAAAATGGGAGGTGCCTCTGCCTAAG GTTAGGCCTGTGGCTGAGGATGAGATGTTCAGAGTGATAAGATCTGGCAAAAGGAAGA CCAAGCAGTGGAAGAGAATGGTTACAAAAGCCACCTTTGTTGGAGCAGGGTTTACCAGGAAACCTCCAAAGTATGAGCGGTTCATCCGCCCATCTGGCTTACGGTTCACTAAAGCCCACGTGACACACCCTGAACTTAAATGTACATTCAACCTTGAGATCATCGGGGTGAAGAAGAATCCTAATGGTCCAATGTATACTTCACTAGGTGTTATAACCAAGGGAACCATCATTGAG GTTAATGTCAGTGAACTTGGTCTTGTCACTCCTGCTGGGAAAGTTGTATGGG GGAAATATGCTCAAGTGACGAATAATCCTGAGAATGATGGTTGTATCAATGGAGTTCTCCTTGTGTAG